Proteins encoded together in one Palaemon carinicauda isolate YSFRI2023 chromosome 45, ASM3689809v2, whole genome shotgun sequence window:
- the koko gene encoding cyclin-Q, producing the protein MEFQSDSKKTTPVEQEPEDLNPVIDYSECHNQFAGARYIIECGVKLKGNVLTVATAATYFHRFFHSISLDEYDPYLIGCTCLYLASKVEDDDIKIRDIINVGLNCVRRESPPLSLDPYFALRDSLIQAELLLMRVLGFKLKIDLPHKYLLHYLESLKEWLGEKKFDSIPFVDLSFTLLQEIYHSPIVIKYSPQLLSAAILNVVNQVYGVVVPGCDELNDQSWFTVLHSDCTTKAVWEVSTKILALYKEESTLKTK; encoded by the coding sequence ATGGAGTTTCAGAGTGACAGTAAGAAAACTACACCTGTAGAGCAAGAACCAGAAGATTTAAACCCTGTAATAGATTATAGTGAATGTCATAACCAGTTTGCAGGAGCTAGATACATCATTGAATGTGGGGTTAAGCTAAAAGGAAATGTGTTAACTGTGGCTACTGCTGCCACATATTTTCACAGGTTTTTTCATAGCATTTCCTTAGATGAATATGACCCATATCTCATTGGTTGCACGTGCTTGTATCTTGCATCAAAGGTTGAAGACGATGATATAAAGATTCGTGATATCATTAACGTAGGATTAAATTGTGTTAGACGTGAGAGTCCTCCTTTGTCTCTTGATCCTTATTTTGCTTTAAGGGACTCTCTTATCCAAGCTGAACTTCTTTTAATGCGTGTTCTTGGCTTCAAACTGAAAATAGACCTCCCTCATAAATATTTGCTTCATTATTTAGAATCATTGAAAGAATGGCTGGGAGAGAAGAAATTCGACTCCATCCCATTTGTAGACCTCTCATTTACCTTACTACAGGAAATATACCATTCACCAATTGTGATAAAATATTCCCCGCAGCTTCTCTCTGCTGCTATACTAAATGTTGTTAATCAGGTGTATGGAGTAGTAGTTCCTGGATGTGATGAGCTAAATGATCAGTCATGGTTTACTGTTCTTCATTCGGACTGTACAACTAAAGCAGTTTGGGAAGTTTCCACAAAGATCCTCGCtttgtataaagaagaatctacactaaaaacaaaataa